The genomic DNA GATGAGCTTGATATGGACATCCAGCCCCCCAACATCAAGGGGCCTCCTGTTCGCCCGCCATCGGTCGGCTACAAGAAGGTATGTCACACAATGACCGAGCTGTTTGTTAGAACAGTTAATAACATGGAACAGCAGGAGATGCCTACCAAGTCGATGTTTGGCTACAACAACGCACCGCCGAGCGCATCTAGGGACTTGTTCAAGTCTACTGTCACGGCTCAGCACCACAGCACGATCAAGTCGGTCAAGCAAGTGGACATGAACCAGTTCGCCCAAGGACAAATTCCCTTTGCTCCCAACCCCAACCCCGCTGGCCCGGCCCACAAGACACCGGCACGGCCGATGGGTGCTACAAGCACAAAGTCGGCAGCCAAGGCCACGAGGTCGTCACCGCGTTTCCAGGACGGCGAGAAGATCGAGCTGCCTGAAATCGATAcggacgaagatgaagacgagggaGACTCGCACTTTGGCGTGGCGCCTTGGGCCGACTCTCCTGACTTGAGGCGTGCCCTCATGCGGCAGGAGACCATGAACCCCGAGGGTATCTTTGGGCCCCCGCGCGCCCTCAACATGGAGGAAGTATTCAGCAACAAGGAGAGGTGGCACAAGTTCCGCGCGCGGACTTCAAGCGCCAACTGGAGTGGATCCGATCGTCTGACGGAAGACGAAATCAGAAAGGATCTTGCAGCTCGCGACAAGTTGCGTAGAGAAGGCGGCTGGTCCTACGAGATGAGCAAGGACTTGATTTGAAGAGTCATTCCGGGGCTCGGCGTTGTTGATTTTCCGCGGTTGGTTGACAGCTGTGTTGGACACACATGCGAACGTGCTCATGAGGATATCAGTATGAGGATCGAACGGCTACTGAGTAGGCTCAGCTAAGCCTCGTGTattctccccccccctcctcaagGGAACAGGAAACTTGGTTGTAGGAgttgttttattttattagtGTGGCGGGCGTTAGGCAGCATAAGGCATAAGTTATGACTGCGATAATTTTGAGCAGAATGGCAAAGACAGAAGCATTTTTGAGCAACATCACCCCCAATGGTCCGTTCCCAAGGTCTAAAGCTGATGTAACTTTCGACCAGGGTTGGGGTTGTCTTTCTCGTCGGCACGACAACCGAACGCTTGGGCCAAGTCTGCCGGGACACAGCGCGCTCCCCCATCTCAGTTAACGCGTCAGACCCCTACCGCTCTCCAGAATTGCCCTAGTAACCTCACCAGCGGTTgtagctagctagctaccAGACCGTTTTCACCTCCTGTTTGAGACGGGCAAACCAACGATAGCTCacttctttcttcttttttttcttcttcactCGGTCCGGCTTGTCAGACTTCGGCATCTTGCATCAACCGTCAATCGATCTCGAGTATGGTTACCGATGGCAGTGCCGAAAGCCGTAAGCGCGCTCGAGCTACACCCGTAGATCGAGAGCGTATGATTCCATGGTCCTTCAAAAAGCGAAAGCTGGATGCCAACGGCAATCCCCTCGCATCCTCCCCCAAGACGCCGAAAACAAAGCCTGGCACCAAGTCCTCGACCATCAAGAAGGCTGCTCGTAAAATAGAATCGTCTCCCGCCTCGGCCTATGACGTACCAGACTCTCCAGAAGACAACCCGCCACAACGAATCCGCAACGTTAGAAGCGTTGACCGACCGACCGCCAAAGTCCCGATCCCGCCTCGTGGCAACATCGATGCCGACATCTACGATATCTGCGGGTCCGATGATGAGCTGCACACGAGCCCGAAGGAGGTGATTGCGCTCAAGACGAGCCctgtgaagaagaagagcactGCTGCGGCGAACCAAGGAGCGAGCGGGGTCGGTGCAGGAAACACAACTAGAAAACGGGCGTTTCAGAAGCAAGGAACGAAGAAAAAGGCGGATCAGGACGAAGAGGTTGCCACAGTAGAGGACTCGTCCTCTCAGGTTCGGTCAAGCGGAAGGCGCAGGATCCCAACCGCAAAGGTCCTCGAAGtgcaggaggagaagctggcgAGTCGTTCAGCCACCCCGACATCACGCGCAAGGTCTTCTGCGCCGGAACAGGACGCCGTGGTGTCGAAGAGTATTACTGCGAAATCGCAGCGCATTTTCTCTATGCCCCTGAAGGGTATTTTGACACCATCGAAGCAAGATGGTACGCCGAGGCGAAGCAAGAGCGTCGCCTTTAACTCAGTCAATGATCATGATAAAGAAGTCTTTTTTGAAGACCTTCCGACTACGTCTGGGAGAGACCGGAAGCCTTCACAGAAACTAGTGGAGGCGAAAACGACGGCGACAAACTGCCCAAAGTCTTCAAAAGCGCCCGCGAAGGTGTCCGAGGAAGAACTGGCAGAGGAGGAGACCGAGGCACCGAAAGAAGAACAAACGGCCGAGGAttcagaagaagaagaagacgaggatgtgTGCCTGGTATGCTCAAAACCCGATTCCAAGCCCGGTAACCGGATTCTGTTCTGCGATGGCTGCGACAAGGCCTACCACCAGAAATGCTACAAAGTCCCCAAGGTTCCCCGAGGTGACTGGTACTGCAACGAGTGCGTTCAGCAGAAACAATCACGAGCGGCGGCTGCGGGCGAGGCGGTCAAGATACCCAACGTTGAGCAGCACCTCAACAGCTTGAAACGGGTGTTGCTAGATCGTTGCACCGGGCGCAGACGTATTAAGCTGATTGATCAGGATGAGGCTATGGAGAAGGCACACCAGTTGGTGGAGCAGACCGTGTTATCGGGGGAAGGAAACTCGATGCTGATCATCGGTGCCAGGGGCTGTGGCAAGACTACGGTAAGTCACAATATCAACCGACGCAAGACTGAGACTAACGCGTGGCAGCTGATTGAGAGCATCATTGGCGACATGTCTCGGCAGCACAAACAAGAGTTTCACGTGGTGAGGTTGAACGGGTTTATCCATACGGACGACAAGCTAGCCCTCAAAGAAATCTGGCGGCAGTTGGGCAAGGAGAtggacgccgaggatgaggtcAATGCTCGGGTGAGTGCTTTCCCCAGTGATGCTATAGAATGGAAATCTAATCCCAACCACCTCTCGCAGTCAAACTACGCCGATACCATGGCCTCGCTGCTTGCCCTCCTCTCCCACCCTTCGGAAATGGCACAGGCGGAAGCAGGTGTGACCTCTCAGGCGGTCGTCTTTGTCATTGATGAGTTCGACATGTTTGCCACGCATCCCCGCCAAACCTTGCTCTATAACCTGTTCGACATCGCGCAGGCGCGCAAGGCCCCGATCGCGGTGCTGGGTTGCACGACCCGCATGGATGTGGTGGAAATGCTCGAGAAGCGCGTCAAGAGTCGTTTCAGCCATCGCTACGTCTACCTGTCGCTCCCGAAGAGCTTGCCAGCGTACTGGAAAGTGTGCAAGCAGGGTCTGAGCGTGGACGATGAGGACATGGAGGTTGAAGGCATCGACATGAGCATCGTTGGGCACGAAGCCTTCCATACCAACTGGAAGGCGATGATCGATGTAGGTGTTCCAACAATACTACCTGTGTTCACAGAGGCCAGCCGCTTACCCGCCCACAGGTCCTCCACAAGGATAAATCATTACAGAATCTTCTGCAATATCATTACGCAACATCAAAGTCCGTGTCGGCATTCCTGTCAGAATGCATACTTCCCTTGTCACGTCTATCACCAGGTTCTTTAAACCTTGTCATCTCGTCGCAGAACGGCCCCGGTCCCAGTGTGTCTTTAACCCCGCCAAACTCCAAACTGCACATCCTACCGTCACTCTCGGAGCTGGACTTAGGTCTTCTCATCGCAGCAGCTCGACTGGACATCG from Colletotrichum higginsianum IMI 349063 chromosome 3, whole genome shotgun sequence includes the following:
- a CDS encoding Origin recognition complex subunit 4, yielding MVTDGSAESRKRARATPVDRERMIPWSFKKRKLDANGNPLASSPKTPKTKPGTKSSTIKKAARKIESSPASAYDVPDSPEDNPPQRIRNVRSVDRPTAKVPIPPRGNIDADIYDICGSDDELHTSPKEVIALKTSPVKKKSTAAANQGASGVGAGNTTRKRAFQKQGTKKKADQDEEVATVEDSSSQVRSSGRRRIPTAKVLEVQEEKLASRSATPTSRARSSAPEQDAVVSKSITAKSQRIFSMPLKGILTPSKQDGTPRRSKSVAFNSVNDHDKEVFFEDLPTTSGRDRKPSQKLVEAKTTATNCPKSSKAPAKVSEEELAEEETEAPKEEQTAEDSEEEEDEDVCLVCSKPDSKPGNRILFCDGCDKAYHQKCYKVPKVPRGDWYCNECVQQKQSRAAAAGEAVKIPNVEQHLNSLKRVLLDRCTGRRRIKLIDQDEAMEKAHQLVEQTVLSGEGNSMLIIGARGCGKTTLIESIIGDMSRQHKQEFHVVRLNGFIHTDDKLALKEIWRQLGKEMDAEDEVNARVSAFPSDAIEWKSNPNHLSQSNYADTMASLLALLSHPSEMAQAEAGVTSQAVVFVIDEFDMFATHPRQTLLYNLFDIAQARKAPIAVLGCTTRMDVVEMLEKRVKSRFSHRYVYLSLPKSLPAYWKVCKQGLSVDDEDMEVEGIDMSIVGHEAFHTNWKAMIDVLHKDKSLQNLLQYHYATSKSVSAFLSECILPLSRLSPGSLNLVISSQNGPGPSVSLTPPNSKLHILPSLSELDLGLLIAAARLDIVAHTDTVNFAMAYDEYGSLMGRQRVQSASSGMLALGGGVRVWGRGVAGLAWERLVALGLLVPAGLGTGRASGYGGLEGKMWKVDMALEEIPVGVKLNNVLARWCKEI